AGTTTTTTGATCTGATTATTAGATTACTGAATAGACAATTTCTCAAGCTGCATGTCAGTAATTGGGCATTCAGCATTTATTAGCATGATGTATAGACCCGCAAGTTGCAGCTTGAATGTATCAGCTGTCAGCACACATGCATGGCTTGCAGGTTATACAGCTCCTTATTTCATTATTTCATTCTGTGAACAGAGGAGTTTGGATATGACGTCAGTTTCGGATAAAACATTTGAAGCGGTCAGAGAAATCTCAGGGATAACAGGTCAGAGATTTGGCAGTTAGCGGCAGGGGTTAGCGGCGATTATTAATTACTGAACCAGAAAACTTCGATGTTTGATGTTTGATGGTATGTATACATTCACCTTTTAGAACTCATCAAGCATTGTGAACAAGCAATAGAATCTCGAATAGTACAGGCGGAAACCGTCGTTGGGAGGTTGACATGCTGGCTCATTATCAACTTAATAATGTAATATTTAATATTGCTGGTGCAAGTCGGCGTTTTTTGTCTGCAGTTGCGCTGTCAGCTCGGTAGAAGTACTGGTTTTCTTCCTATGGCTGTCGAACGTAACGTTACCCTCTTTTTTTAGTGTATTGTGGTTCTGCGGTCCGTTGCATGTTGTACGCTGGATATCGCCGCAGTTTGAAACCGATCTTAGATCAGAAGCGGCTTTTTAGGCATATATTTTATAATTGTTTATTTCCGGAAACAGCAGAACCCTTTTTCTGCGTATTGCAATGGCCAAGAACGCAGAGGTCAGAGATGCTCGCCGCTTGCCGCTTTTCCCGCTAGCTGCTTTTGCCGAGCCGAGCGGCTTTGACACCATTCAGCAGTAGTCCATTGGTCGTCATTCATTATTGCCGTGTTACATGGAGGGTCGCGGTCGCCACTTACGCACTTTTATGACTAAAATGACGTTTAGCACTAGCGGGATTCGAGGGTTCAGCCGAAACGAGGCCTTTATGACAGCGTGTTTATCGATAAATAACCGGCGTGATATCCCACCTTCGCGTCGGTCTGCCCCGATTAATCATCGACGATGGCAAAGATAAAAATTTTTGATCGCTTTGGGTAATGCGGGGTCGGATAGGAAGAGAGGCGGAGAAACATCTCATCAGGGTCTGCGAAAAGTGGGGTTTGGCTGTATCTGGGCATGCGGGGAAGAACTAGCGATGAGCTCGAAAACAATCGATTGCTTTTCCGCTGTCAACATATAAACACCCAAAGCCTGCACAATGCTTTTgttttctcttcttcatctacgtgtttttttttgttcATCTTAATTCTCACCGTACAGACGATCATTTTTGTCCAGTAAGCAAATTTAGGGACATTCTTTCGCCTATCGCGCCTCCACCCCACACAACATGTCGAGCAACGAGAAAAGCCCAGTAGTCGGGTCGGGCAAGATCGTTACTTATGGTGGTCTTCACGGTAACGCCTTGCTCTATGCTATTGTTGGCACCGCCACTACAGGTTTCAGTCTTTTTGGCTATGTACGTTCCATCGTTTCCGTCGCCACGTGAATGTGATAACTGACTATTATATGCAGGACCAAGGTATGTAACAACGGATGGACTCTCGAGTTGTGGAACTGAAGTGAGCTTGTCTGTCGGATAGGTCTTATGTCTGGTATTATTGCCTCAGATCAGTTCAACACGGAATTCCCTGCCGTACGTCATACCTCAATTAAACCAATATCATGCTGACTCTCCTTTTTGATAGACTCATCAACGTGACGCCAACGATGTACATGCCGGTACCGTCCAAGGTAGTGTGACCTCGTGTTACGAAGTTGGTTGTTTCCTAGGTGCCCTTTTCGCCTACTTCTTTGGCGAACGTATGGGTCGTAGACGGGTCATGCTTATGGGCGCCGTTATCATGATCATTGGAACCATCATCTCTGTGTGCGCCTTTGGTCCTGGAGACCCTAGAGGCAATGTCGGCGGTTTCGTTCAGTTCATCGTCGGTCGTGTGATCACTGGCGTGGGAAACGGTGCGAATACTGCTACTATCCCTTCTTGGGTTGCCGAAAGTTCCAAAGCACACAACCGTGGTTTCTTGATTTGTATGGAAGCTTCTACAGTTGCTGTTGGTACCGTCATCGCCTACTGGATCGATTTCGGTCTTTCTTTTGTGAACGTAAGTGCCATCTGTGATGGACGTTTTCCAAGTCGTTTGTCGGCGACCTAACGCCATGATTTTAGAGTTCCGTCTCTTGGCGATTTCCCATTGCTTTGCAAATCCTTTTCGCCCTTATCCTTATCGGCGGTGTTATGGTTCTTCCCGAGTCCCCACGTTGGTTGCTTTCCCATGGCTACGACCATGAAGGTTTGAGAGTCATTGCTGCTCTTGATTCCAAGGCCGAGGATGATCCTGTTGCTATTGCGGACAAGAACAAGGGTAAGCACAATGTAGTGGGAAGCAATGTGGATCAATGCTAATCTTATTACAGTTTCTGACGCCATCGCTGCTCAGCAAAGTGCCAAGTCTAACAGAAAGAGGGACATCTTAAAAGGCGGCAAGAACCAGCACCTCCGAAGAGCCATGGTCGGTGCCTCCACACAGCTTTTCCAACAAATTGGCGGTTGCAATGCGTAAGTAACTCCTTTACAAGTAACATGTTTGCCTGACGGTGTTTCATGTAGTGTCATTTACTATTCTACCGTCTTGTTTGAGAACCAAATCGGCCTCGACAAAACACTCTCTCTCATTTTGGGCGGTGTTCTCTCAATCGTCTACGCTATATTTGCTCTcacctccttcttccttgtTGAGCGAGTCGGTCGTCGAAAGCTTTTCCTTATTGGTACTTTTGGACAAGCTGCTGCCATGTTCATCACTTTTGGCTGCCTTCTTCCTGGCGGTGCTCAGGCGGCCAAAGGTGGCGCTTTCGGCCTTTACCTGTTCATTGCGTTCTTTGGTGCTACTTGgctccctcttccttggCTTTACCCTGCCGAGCTCAACTCTATGGCCGTTAGGACCCAGGCAAACGCTATCTCTACCATGGTCAACTGGCTTTTCAATTTCACTGTCGTGCAGGTTTTGCCAACAATGACGGCCTCCATTGGCGCTTACactttcctcttcttcgcgTGTATCAACTGTGTATTTTTACCATTCATTTACTTGTTTTATCCAGGTATGTAATTTTCTTCTTGTAAGACCATTGCTAATTTTATTGCAGAGACCACTGGACGAACTTTGGAGGAGCTTGACGTTATCTTCGCCCATGCTCATCTTACGTATGTTGAGCATCATTGATCATATCGATTGCCAGCTAACCTGATAAACAGTCAACGTCGACCTACCCTCGTGGCTGCTGAGCTCCCCAAGCTCACTGATTTCCAAGTCCAAGAAATGACTGATCGGTATGACATCCACGGTGGCGCCGCCGACACTGAAAACCCGTCTTCCTATGGTGCCCCTATTAATGCCGGTGCTCCTGACACCGCCCTTCCTCCTAAACACCCCCAGGATGACCCTAACTACTATCCCGATGGCAGCCGCAGACCTTCAGGGGGTACCGCTGAGAGCGGTGAGCAAACTAGAGTGACTACTCCTTCCGGCGAGAAGACTAGTGCCACTCCACCGGCGTAAGGAATAATAGTGTATAGAGATGTAGAGAAGATACGGGACTGGGCTTCATATAATAGAGATCAAACTAGAAAGTAAGATCTATTACTGTAGCACTATCGATTTTAATCCGTCTGAAATGCATGTAATGGTGCCTGGCACAGAAGTTTGATTGGTATGTAAATATACATAAAGGAGATATACAGTAGCCCTCGTTTTCGATTGGAGAAGTCATCGATATTGGGAATCCAAAGATATTTCCATTAGCCACAAAGAAATGCAGATGGATGAAAGAGCTGGCGTTTACGAAGTCGAATACATTTAACAGATGATCTCGCCGCTTAagtcctcttctttcatcaTTATCTCATGGTGCGACGACCTACTCGAAGTCATGTTTCATCAGCCTCCTCATCTGATGAAAAATCCCAAGtcctcttttttccctttgAGACCCTGGCTTCTGTGGGAACAGCATTTTCTATATCTCGTTCTTTCGCTTCTAATGGCTGTAGCACAGACTCTTTACGGTCAGGAATTCCAGAGGACTGAACGGCGTACGGGGACGAGTGGCTGGCACTCTTACAACTTTGGCGAGTCTGTCGATGATGGGTTTGAGCATTGATAATCGAACTTGGATCAGCTGTGGAATCTGAACAATTTTTTGGAGAGACGGTAGCAGAGATGCCAAGGTTTGAGGAGGGTTTATTCTGATTGACCGCGTACATAGAATGTGGATTTAAGGATGTTATTTCCTGTATAGAGGTACTGCAGGGGAAGTTGGCAGGGCCTGCAATATATGACTCCGAACCGAAGCCGTCGGCAAGACCGTCACTTCTCAGAAGGGAATCATCCAGGCATTTTGACTGGATCGTGCCAGATTGTGTGGATAGCAGTTGTGTGGAGCTTGTCTCGCTGAGGAAAGCTTTGCTAAGATAATCAAGGCTAAGATGCTGACTTGTGGATGACAGAGGCTCATGCTGGTACAGCAGATTCTGCAAGTTGCTCGATTTGCATGTCCTCAACAAATGCTGAACCAACATTTTGAGATGCGTTTGGTTGGACAGAATGAGTCTAAGATCGTCAAAAACTCGTGTAATGCTGGCGCTGCTTGCCACCAAATGGGTGACATGCTTGTTTAGTTCCGCATATTCAGACGACTGGGATGGAGCTGATAGTTGATCAATCTTCACATGAAGCTCGTGCAGACTGTTTTGGATATAACGGTCGTTCGGGTTCATACTGGACCCAGTTAATCGTTCAAATTGGTCAAAAACCTTTTTGCAGTCATTGAGAACTTGTGAGCCGTGTCGTTGAGCTTCTAGAGAGTCGTCCAGTTTTTTGAGGACGTCCGACATACATTTGATTTGCTCCTGCAGTAGGCTATTTGAATGCTACTTGGTTTAGCTGCTATTCTATTCAGTTCATCAGGTAGGACTCACTTCAAAGTTCATACCAGTATCCCTTTTTGATGTCTGTGTCACCTTCTCCAACCCGCAGGTCATCGTGTCAAGTCGTGGGAAGAATGTGCCTGTTAAATTTTGTGCGATAGAACTCATAGCATTATCCAGACAGTGAGTAATGGATTGGTGGGAGTCCTGTATGACAGGCGTCACTTTTAAGCGCATCAGCTACCGTTCGTTGCAGATCCGAAGAATTTGATTCTTACAAATGTTCATGATCTCATCTGCAATTTCATCCCTCACAGGCAGAAGCCTTTGACCAAGCTGCAGATCGTGTAATTGGTCTCGGGTATGACGGCTATCACTCTTCAGCATGATAACATCTTGCTGAACAGAAGCCAACCGGTCGTTGAGGTCTAAGATTCGTTTAATTCGTTCAATCATGCTCACGCCAGTCGCTATGGAGCCAACACACCTTCAATGGCTTTCATTATTCTGTCTGATGCAGTCATGATTTTCCTGCCTTTGTTATGCACGAATATTTCTTGCGCCAACAAGGGTTGGAAAAGCTCAGACTGGCTCGAATTGCTAGAAGGCAATGTTGGTATGGATGGGCCTATATAGGGATGAGAGGGTTTGTTGtgaggaaaagaagacGGCGCTTCGTCTTTTGAGGATCTACCATGCCGGCCATTATGGGAGCTCTCGGGAAGAGTTTTGAGAAGTTCCCTCGACTGAAAGCTATCGGTTTTGCTTGGGggaatgaagaaggaaggaaggtgAGCTGCTAGTGGCGAGTCAGGGAGTCGGTTTGGGGGCGGCTGCATAATAGGAAGAGAGATTTCAGCTATCCTATAGCGAAACGTATCAAAGAGAGGGACAATTCGAGGGTTTTCCGAAGAAGTCAGGTACTGTCGACAAATGGATCaaggatgaaaagaaaCATAGGAACAACAAAGCATTCTACTTCTAAATATACTATTACCTACAGGTACTTGCAGGCCAGCGTCCGTGCGCAGAAAGGCCAATATCAATAAGGAAGTTGCTGCTGTGTCTGTCCTAATGATAGTTCACAAGTATCTAAGCTAAGCCCTCATTCTCGAGGGTAGAGTGTGACCAAAGTATCAACATACGTATAAGGATTGTCAAGATAGGCTCACTATGGGTGTTTCCACTTATGTCCTCTTCTAAAATGTTGCGTTGTAGTACGGATAGTGTTCACATCTCGTTTCAAGCACAAGATGTTCGGAAAGATGGCATAGACTACTCAGTTGCGTTACTTTGGACAACAGTATGCCTCTGACGGTTTGGATTAGATCAACAAACAATCTATAAGTAGCCATGTTGTCATCGCGAACGGAGATTCAGAAATGAGTGCTGGACATGTGAGACAGTGAGACATTGTTAGCGTTAAGTCCATGATTTTCAgctctcttccttccagCAGAAACTTGGCCCTTTTGATCGATGACGTGTGCAACATACTCATTTGACCAACAGTAGACCTTGATCACGGTGGTGAAGTTACTTTTGACTCTTTCTGATATCTGATGAGTGTAACCTTACGCTGCTACTCATAACAAGGGAGGCACCATTACGTTATAGATGGGAGCTCGATGACAAATCACACCTGCTTGCATACTTCACATATGCGATCCTCTGCTTCATTCTAAGCCATATCAGGCTTCCAAAATTTCCTTCAACTTTACCGCGAGAGGCCCAGCAGAAGCAGGGTTTTGACCTATAATGTATGTTTAATGAGGACAGGATGGAGGACAGGAAGTAGTGTTGGCCGGGTAAATGCGCATTGGTGACTTACCGGTCAAAATCCCCTGATCCCAAATAACTTTAACGCCCCAGTCTTGGTTCGCCTTCTCATACTTCCCACCAAGTTCCTTGATCTTGTCTTCCAAACTGAACGGGAGAATATTGACAAAATCATTGTAAGGTGTTTGGGCTTCTTCACTGTTAGAAAAGCCTGTGGCACATGCGCCGGCGAAAATAGACTTTTTAGTAGTCGGGTTGGTAGCAAGGATGAGAGCTCCAGGGCCATGGCACACTGCAGACACCGGCTGCCCATTTCTTAGCGGAATAACACCCATGAAAATGTTCAATGTCTTACTTTTTTCGCAACGTAGAAATCCTCTACAAGCTTGGCAAATTTTTCGCTCTTCGCCAAATCAATCAAAGGCCCATGCTACGAGATGCCTCATCATCAGCTCCTAAGTACTTACCAAACCACGCTTTTCTCTTCGGAATCATTCTCTCCCCTTTGGAATCAGCACTCACTCCGCCGATGACAAAAATAGCTTCATAATCCGCGGCCTTGACGTCTTCTACCTTTTTGGTATTTTTAACCAACTTTTGGGCGTCAGGGTCTTTCAAAAACTTCTGCGACTCTTCATCCTGGAAATTCTCGACAGAGTGTTGGTCAACAGGGACAGGGCCGCCCTTTGTAGAAATAGCCTCAATGCGGTAGTGGGGGGAAAGGACATAGTATGGATGGGCCGCCTCAGGGAGATACCAACCTGTGGGCTGCAAAACATCTTTAGTCATTGGCAGGTACTAATTTAAAAAGGATCCCAGGTACTGCACCGTTGAGAAGTTTGTCGGCAGAAGTGAAGACGAAAAGTATGGCTTTGTTAGACTGTGACATGGTTAAATTTTGCGCAACTGAGATTTTTGAAGTGCGATTAGTCACTCAATGAACGATAATGTAGATATATCACTACTGCTAGTgtagaagaagatgagaaagagaaCAGGAGGTTGCAGATTACCATAGTAGCCATTCATCATTTTGTCCATCATCGACGATCATCTGGTGCGCCGTCGTCTTGGGTAGCTTCCGGCTTAAAAATGACGTAGCTTGCGCGATCCATAATAGGCGCTGCTTTTCCGCTGACAACTCTAAGTCTGACTTCGTTAATAATTTAAATAATAAAAGGATAGAAAATAATATCGTGGTGGGAGACAGCATCTTAAATAATACTTAAGTTTGAATGGAGCCGCCGGCGTTAACATAAGCGGAGAGGATTATGATCTCCATTCTCGCGGGGCTTGCAGATTTCACGGCGAAAATACTGACAGAGAAGATTATTTTTGCTGCTGCTCGTTGATGATAAAAAACACACCAGCAGCAGACTTCTAAGGGTGCACTAAAAGTTCATATCACAATTATCCGTGTAGTGTCCGTGATTAATTTTGACTTTCTTCATTGAGACTAGCTACGATGAAATTGGACGCCACCGATCTAAGATATATTTCTGCGGACGAGTTTCGTGTTCTCACTGCTGTAAGTCGATTGACTTATTGTCTGACCCTGGATAGCAGAGGGGCTGATAGTGCCACAGGTTGAGATGGGCTCTAAAAATCATGAAGTAGTCCCCTCTCAGCTTGTCGCCGAATTGTCCCAGATCCGCGGGGGAAACGTCAAGAAGGCTCTAGGAGACCTCGCAAAACGTAACCTGGTAGCTAGAGTACAGAATGTCAAATGTATGTAAGCCATGCCTTTATATTGCTGCTCAGTGCTCACTCCAAGTTTGTCAAATTTGGAACAGATGATGGATTCAGGTTGACTTATGGTGGTTTGGACTATCTTGCCTTGAGAACCTTCTCTCGCAGAAAACCACCAAGTGTTCATTCAGTGGGGACCAGGATTGGTGTCGGCAAAGAAAGCGATATTTATGTCGTCGCAGATGAAAACGGTGAAAAGAGGGTATTGAAGATGCATAGGTCAGTCAGCGGATGGACACCCGGTATTTGAATGGACTCTCATGACGTTCTCAACAGGTTGGGAAGGATCAGTTTCAGAGCTATCAAGAGCAAACGAGACTATcttggaaagagaaagagtGCTTCTTGGATGTACATGAGCAGACTATCAGCTCAGAAAGAGTTCGCTTTTATGAAAGTAGGCAGAATATTCGGAAGGAGATTCGGTAGCCGTATGCTCACCAGAAACTCTGAAGGCACTTTATCAACATGGTTTTCCTGTACCAGTACCCATCGATCAGGCACGTCATTGCGTCGTCATGTCTCTAGTCGATGGCTACCCTTTGTGAGTTATTTGAAGATATTCTTTGGGCTCATACATGTTATCAGGCGGTCTGTCGAAGTCGTGGACGATCCCGCGGATTTGTACTCTAAACTGATGGAGCTTATTGTCCGTCTAGCTCATGCCGGCTTAATCCATGGAGACTTCAATGAGTTTAACATCATGCTTTTAAGAAAAACTGGAGAGCCCATCGTGATTGACTTTCCTCAAATGGTCAGTACCAGACATGAGAATGCGGAATAGTAAGCATCTTGTCTTGGTATGTCGAATGGGTGTCTCTAACGCCACTGATAGTTTTTTTAATCGCGACGTGAATTGTATTCGTCGTTTCTTCAGAAGGCGCTTTAGATATGAAGCTACTTCTTGGCCAACCTGGAAGGATGTTTTGGAAATCGAAACTGGAAATGCTGAGAGTGCTATACAAGAGAAGTCAAGCGACGATCTGACGGACCTTCCGGAGACCCAGAAGCGTGTGAGAATTGATTTGGAAGTGGAGGCCAGTGGCTTCGGACGTGCTTTGCAACGCGAGCTTGAGGACGTGAGTGTTCACTTAGAACGATATTTTGGCTCTTGTGCTCTGGTTGTGATAAATGATAACTTATTTTCATTAGTATATGATCGAAGTGCAAGATCTTCCCGCAAGTGAGGgtgacgaagaagaaagtgaagaagaagaggaggaggaagaagaagaagaggaggagggggagaaggaggcTTTACCGTCAAATTTTCAAGGCATTGATGCTGAAGTGCCATCTGACGAAGCCGCTATGGCGGCTCGTCTGGAAGCGCTCCGCCTTCATCGAGCTTTGGGCAACGATCTCAGCAACGAAGATGCCGACCCTGATTCAGAACACTCCCTCACTGACCCCGCATCTGACGATGACTCAGATGATTCAGATGATTCTACGGGTGTTGCTCAGACAGACTTCACAACATACACACCTTCAATGCGTAATCAACCTCGTCATCACGCCAGACTGCCGGTGAAGGAGTTCGAGAATCGGGGGGGGGTAAGGAGCGCTATTGCAAAACAAGTAGAGAGAGAGAGGTATCAGACGGAAAGGAAGGCCAATGCGGGGAAAACAAGTGTGAAGTTGGGTAAGCAGAAGGGGCATAAGTGGAAGAGCAGTGATAAATACATGGTCGGGAAGGATAGCGGATGGTAATCACATGTAACTTCTTTCTATGGAAACCATTGTTGTCTTGTGTGCTGTGGGCCCGGATTCTACATAATGCAGGCTTTAAGAAGAAGCTTCAAATCGCCTCGCGACAAAAACCTGGTGATCAATGCTCAGTCGTTATGAGCCGTCCAGGTGAAAAGATCATTACCGGAGATGAGTAAAGAGGAAAGGGTACTCGGTGATATGAAACTGGAAGGAGGTGGTCGCACTTGCCGCTCGAATGTCCTATGATTTATAGTCATGCTCGGAAAGATAGGCAGACCCAATAATGGCTAGTATTTAGGCCGGGCAAAATAGAACCAAGCGAGGCCGAGAGAAGAGATGCCGAAACAACTTTAGTTAtgtaataataataatcGGGAGATTAAGATTTTCCTATACTAATAATAACTAATAATATTATAGCACCTCTAAGGTTAAAAACGATTATGTAATTGGTTTTTCTCTGAGTGCGAGGCGTGTATCGAGTGTTGTCGAGCCTAAACATGGATAGTAATTAATGGTGGACGCAGATTATTATTAATTACTTATTGATGGCAGGTGGGCGGGACTGTGCGCCTCTATCGTTTTTTGATGCTTGCCCCTTACTTTCAAAGTAATTCGTTGTATTGCCAATCAGAATAGCAAAGAAGTGTCACAAGGGGCTTTCCAAATAATGCTTTCTAGATCCGTGCAGGCCGCAGGGTTCGACCTGTTTCTGCCGTCGAGGACAACTAGTTTAAGTTGCCAAAAATACGGTGCGCGAAGTTCGCCAAATCTTAAGGTGAGCCATCCGGTGCACCATGCCCGTCACGCAGCATGGACACTACTGATGGAATATTGACTTTGTCGGGAAATGCAGATCCTGAGGAAAACGTCGCAATTCGTTTCGCTACATTTCATTCCTCTTCGAGCCCTCCACAGTTCTACATCCCGCAATGGCATTTTTAGCTCTCGGTCTACTACCCCTAAACCGTCAGAAGCCCAAACCGATGTCGACCAACCCTTAACTCCTTTTCAAGCTCGAATTGCAGAACTAGAGATCAAGGCTCATGCAAATAAAGAGGATCCAGACGCCCAGCTTGCATTTTTACGCCAGCTTTCTGAAGGAGGAGAATTCGCAGGCTTGGTCGCGTACTACGAAGGAATGGCTCTTGCCGAGGATACATCTGGAAGTCGGGCTCTTCtgaaagatgatgaagcaTGGGGCATATTTATGGACGCGTTGGCGAGATCAGGCAGGTTGGGTGATATAGCGACTATGGTCAGGAAAAGAGATCGGCTGCTGGCTTCCATAGGTGTTCATGGCGggtcttcctcttctgcgCCTTTGGTATCCAGTCCTATACCACCCTCTGGATCAGCAAACAATCTGTCAACCTCAACCTCTTCTGCCACTTCACCAGGTTCTTCAATGGCGTCACCTTTGCTAAGCCAGGTGGTGTCGCCAACTCccttggcaaatgcttCAAATGCGTCTACTCAGTCTCATCCTGGTGCAGGTTCTCCGCTAAATCCGATATACGTGCAAATGGCTCCCCCTACTCCGCAGATGAACGCCTGGCGCGCTTTACGTTGGGTAGCTGGATTCCTATTGTGGGGATTTATTATTCTTACGGTCATGTCGATGGTCATAGAGAACACTGGGCTACTGAAGGCAGGTCCTGGCCCTGTCGAGTTTGAACCAGAGGAAGGCAAGATAGTCAAATTTAGCGATGTCCATGGGGTGGAAGAAGCTAAAGCGGTAATTCACCACTTCCCATGACTAGTGTACGCAATATGGCTAACATTCGCTGGGTCCTTAGGAACTGGAGGAAATTGTGGAGTTTCTCAAAAACCCGGAGAAGTTCTCGGCTCTTGGGGGCAAACTTCCAAAAGGAGTACTTCTGACTGGCCCTCCTGGTACCGGTAAGACTATGCTCGCTCGTGCTGTAGCAGGCGAAGCGGAAGTCCCGTTTTTGTTTGCTTCTGGTTCAAGTTTTGACGAAATGTTTGTTGGTGTCGGAGGTAAGTTTGGCCATAATAGTTCCAGGACCAACGGCGGCTGATTGGACTGATCGCAGCTAAACGTGTCAGGGAGTTGTTCGCTGCTGCCAGGAAGAAGGCTCCCGCGATCATTTTCATTGATGAGCTCGATGCTATTGGCTCCAAACGAAGTGCTAAGGATCAACATTATATGAAACAAACTTTGAATCAACTTCTTGTGGAACTTGACGGCTTTGAACAGGCGGAAGGtgtcatcatcattgcAGCCACCAACTTCCCCGAATCTCTCGACAAAGCGCTTACCCGTCCTGGACGTTTTGATAGACATGGTGAGTGTGGTACCTCCCTAATGAGCATTAGCTTACTTATATGTGACCAGTTGTGGTTGGTCTACCTGACGTCCGCGGGCGTATAGAAATTCTCAAGCATCACATGTCCGAGGTGCAATACGATGTGGATGTTGATCCTAGTGTCATTGCGCGAGGCTGTCCTGGTATGAGCGGTGCAGATTTACAGAACCTGGTCAATCAGGCCGCTGTCAAGGCGTCCAGAGATGGATCGAGCAGCGTTCAATTGAAGCATTTCGAATGGGCTAAAGGTGAAGAAAGCTCGGTGTTTGGCAAGTGTGGTGCTAATATTAACCACAGATCGTATCTTGATGGGGGCTGAAAGGAGATCTCATTATGTGACAGAGGAGTCCAAGCGATCAACTGCTTATCATGAAGGTGGTCACGCTCTTGTTGCTCTGCATACTCCCGGGGCCATGCCCCTACACAAAGTGTAAGTTGTCCTTGGGATCGTGACATAATGGTACGGTGCTAATACATAGTCAAGTACAATCATGCCCAGAGGCCAGGCTCTTGGCATTACTTTTCAGCTACCCGAACAAGACAAGGGTGAGGCTTCCGCGGTTGTAACAGGTGTCATCGCTTATGATCTTGCAGACTCGTACACCCGTCGCGAATTCAATGCTATGATTGACGTTGCTCTTGGTGGCCGCGCGGCTGAGGAGATGATATTTGGCCATGACAATGTAACGAGTGGATGCTCAAGCGACCTTCAACGTGCAACGGATGTTGCTACCAGGATGATTCGGGTGCGTCATTTCTTGATATTCCAGTGTTTGTCGCATTGACCCTATTTAGAATTACGGCTTCAGTGACAAAGTCGGATTAGTTGCCCATGGGGATGAAGAATCTGTCTATCTTTCAAGTAAGAAGAAAGACGAGATCGAAAGTGAAATTCGAAGGTATGTAACAATGGCTCCTATCATGGTCATTTTGATGGCTAAGTTGGATCCTAGTTTCCTAGATCAGAGTATGGCCAGAACAGAGAA
This DNA window, taken from Cryptococcus gattii WM276 chromosome C, complete sequence, encodes the following:
- a CDS encoding ATP-dependent peptidase, putative (Similar to TIGR gene model, INSD accession AAW42143.1), with amino-acid sequence MLSRSVQAAGFDLFLPSRTTSLSCQKYGARSSPNLKILRKTSQFVSLHFIPLRALHSSTSRNGIFSSRSTTPKPSEAQTDVDQPLTPFQARIAELEIKAHANKEDPDAQLAFLRQLSEGGEFAGLVAYYEGMALAEDTSGSRALLKDDEAWGIFMDALARSGRLGDIATMVRKRDRLLASIGVHGGSSSSAPLVSSPIPPSGSANNLSTSTSSATSPGSSMASPLLSQVVSPTPLANASNASTQSHPGAGSPLNPIYVQMAPPTPQMNAWRALRWVAGFLLWGFIILTVMSMVIENTGLLKAGPGPVEFEPEEGKIVKFSDVHGVEEAKAELEEIVEFLKNPEKFSALGGKLPKGVLLTGPPGTGKTMLARAVAGEAEVPFLFASGSSFDEMFVGVGAKRVRELFAAARKKAPAIIFIDELDAIGSKRSAKDQHYMKQTLNQLLVELDGFEQAEGVIIIAATNFPESLDKALTRPGRFDRHVVVGLPDVRGRIEILKHHMSEVQYDVDVDPSVIARGCPGMSGADLQNLVNQAAVKASRDGSSSVQLKHFEWAKDRILMGAERRSHYVTEESKRSTAYHEGGHALVALHTPGAMPLHKVTIMPRGQALGITFQLPEQDKDSYTRREFNAMIDVALGGRAAEEMIFGHDNVTSGCSSDLQRATDVATRMIRNYGFSDKVGLVAHGDEESVYLSSKKKDEIESEIRSFLDQSMARTENLLKAHEDELHRLAEALVEYETLSLDEVKQVLDGKRLDRPTTEGESLKSQGEKDGKGPIVDGI